From a single Variovorax paradoxus genomic region:
- a CDS encoding CaiB/BaiF CoA transferase family protein: MQKVLSGIKVLEQGTFITGPAAGMFLADLGAEVVKIEQPGAGDPFRAFRGGLYSPHFQTYNRNKRSVTLNPKLPEDAAVFDELVKDADVYIQNFRPGAAERLGAGESRLRALNPRLVYCAISGFGQTGPAAGRPAYDTVAQAASAFLKLLVNPANPRVVGPALADAMTGFYAAYGVLGALVERGRTGRGRAVEVSMLEAMCHFNLDAFTHFFSEGEVMGPFSRPSVSQSYVLECADGLWIALHMSSPEKFWQGLANAIERPRLFADPRFASRESRIAHQEDLIALLGDVFRQQARAAWCARLEAEDVPHAPMYDTREAMEDPQARHLQLQVSAPHPEGGEWHTIRSPVSFDGERALEVTAPPMLGADNAAIVEPIRQRLGQPPNAGR, encoded by the coding sequence GTGCAAAAAGTCCTCAGCGGCATCAAGGTGCTGGAACAAGGCACGTTCATCACCGGGCCGGCCGCCGGCATGTTCCTCGCGGACCTGGGCGCCGAGGTGGTCAAGATCGAGCAGCCCGGCGCGGGCGATCCGTTCCGCGCCTTCCGCGGCGGCCTCTACAGCCCGCACTTCCAGACCTACAACCGCAACAAGCGCAGCGTCACCCTCAACCCGAAGCTGCCCGAGGACGCGGCCGTGTTCGACGAGCTGGTCAAGGACGCGGACGTCTACATCCAGAATTTCCGCCCCGGTGCCGCCGAGCGGCTGGGCGCCGGCGAATCGAGGCTGCGGGCGCTCAATCCACGGCTCGTGTATTGCGCCATCAGCGGCTTCGGGCAGACCGGCCCCGCGGCCGGGCGCCCCGCCTACGACACGGTGGCGCAGGCCGCGAGCGCCTTCCTCAAGCTGCTGGTGAACCCGGCCAACCCGCGCGTGGTGGGCCCCGCGCTCGCCGACGCCATGACCGGCTTCTACGCCGCCTACGGCGTGCTCGGCGCGCTGGTCGAACGGGGCCGCACCGGCCGCGGGCGCGCGGTCGAGGTGTCGATGCTGGAAGCGATGTGCCACTTCAACCTCGACGCGTTCACGCACTTCTTTTCGGAGGGCGAGGTCATGGGTCCGTTCAGCCGTCCGAGCGTCTCGCAGTCCTATGTGCTGGAGTGCGCGGACGGCTTGTGGATCGCGCTGCACATGTCCTCGCCCGAGAAGTTCTGGCAGGGCCTGGCCAACGCCATCGAGCGCCCTCGCCTGTTCGCGGACCCGCGCTTTGCGTCACGCGAGTCGCGCATCGCGCACCAGGAAGACCTGATCGCATTGCTCGGCGACGTGTTCCGCCAGCAGGCCCGCGCGGCGTGGTGCGCCCGGCTCGAGGCCGAGGACGTGCCGCATGCGCCCATGTACGACACGCGCGAAGCCATGGAAGACCCGCAGGCGCGGCACCTGCAGCTGCAGGTGAGCGCGCCGCATCCCGAAGGCGGCGAGTGGCACACGATCCGCTCGCCGGTGAGCTTCGACGGCGAGCGCGCGCTCGAGGTGACGGCGCCGCCCATGCTCGGCGCCGACAACGCGGCCATCGTCGAGCCGATCCGCCAGCGCCTGGGGCAGCCACCCAACGCCGGGCGCTGA
- a CDS encoding LysR substrate-binding domain-containing protein encodes MELRHLRYFIALSGSLNFTRAAERLHVTQSTLSHQIKQLEEEIGVALFDRIGKRVSLTDAGDEFLHYCTKALHEIDLGLGALRRDSSDVTGELRVGSTHTFNLGFIPDCIASFQARHPRVKVVVEELSADQIAARLQQGTLDLGIAYRPSVPGPLQFEPLYNEEMVLVVAKKHPLARRKRVRMVELHRLPMVLLPASFATRQMLDECFRSCGAQPHVVAEINTLAPMMDLVAKTQLASIVAANVVNPLSGLVVIRLESPTPVRTPGMLWSPVARDAAATRAFSTIVRKLALRSSLQGAVR; translated from the coding sequence ATGGAACTCCGACACCTGCGCTACTTCATCGCCCTGTCGGGCTCGCTCAACTTCACGCGCGCTGCCGAGCGCCTGCACGTGACGCAGTCGACGCTGTCGCACCAGATCAAGCAGCTCGAGGAGGAGATCGGCGTTGCGCTGTTCGACCGCATCGGCAAGCGCGTGAGCCTGACCGACGCCGGCGACGAGTTCCTGCACTACTGCACCAAGGCCCTGCACGAGATCGACCTGGGCCTGGGTGCGCTGCGCCGGGACAGCTCCGACGTGACCGGCGAATTGCGCGTCGGCTCCACGCACACCTTCAACCTCGGCTTCATCCCTGATTGCATCGCGAGCTTCCAGGCGCGGCACCCGCGCGTGAAGGTGGTGGTCGAGGAGCTGTCGGCCGACCAGATCGCCGCGCGCCTGCAGCAAGGCACGCTGGACCTGGGCATCGCCTACCGGCCGAGCGTGCCCGGGCCGCTGCAGTTCGAGCCGCTCTACAACGAGGAGATGGTGCTGGTGGTGGCCAAAAAACATCCGCTCGCGCGGCGCAAGCGCGTGCGCATGGTGGAGCTGCACCGCCTGCCGATGGTGCTGCTGCCGGCCAGCTTTGCCACGCGCCAGATGCTGGACGAATGCTTTCGCTCCTGCGGCGCGCAGCCGCACGTGGTGGCGGAGATCAACACGCTCGCGCCGATGATGGACCTGGTCGCCAAGACGCAGCTCGCGTCCATCGTGGCCGCGAACGTGGTGAACCCGCTTTCGGGGCTCGTGGTCATCCGGCTGGAAAGCCCCACGCCCGTGCGCACGCCCGGCATGCTGTGGTCGCCCGTGGCGCGCGACGCGGCGGCCACGCGCGCGTTCTCGACCATCGTGCGCAAGCTGGCGCTGCGCAGCAGCCTGCAGGGTGCCGTACGTTGA
- the pdxR gene encoding MocR-like pyridoxine biosynthesis transcription factor PdxR, producing the protein MIQEKKSSQALLKIERATSTPLHRQIYERFRTAIEQGLLRPGDRVASARSLASELGVARGTVETAYNQLAGEGYFSPQGQAGTVVSPSLPSPRSVRRLPRQAEARAFDPVLAEPAPPPPLQLGIPALDAFPRKLWARLVSRRARATTAADMFYGDPSGHLPLRTAIAAYLRVSRGVACHPSQVFVTGGYRASLALISHALLDKDDRVWVEDPGYPPTQEVLRSAGQRTVPVPVDEEGLVVARGMRKAAKARMAVVTPSHQAPLGVSMSLARRLQLLDWASQAKAWIVEDDYDGEYRYAGPPLPALKSLDRHDRVLYAGSFSKVLYPGLALGYVVVPDALRGAFGEAARTGSNGCPQITQAVVADFIREGHFSRHLKKMRLLYARRRQMLAAALLKAFGKDVRIDLQGGGMHLIARFDRQREGDEELARRAQQAGLNCQPLSARGTASFRDEGLLIGFTNVGSALHAQQLAAKLRMALGRGP; encoded by the coding sequence ATGATCCAAGAGAAGAAATCTTCCCAGGCCCTCCTGAAGATCGAACGCGCAACGTCCACGCCGCTGCACCGGCAGATCTACGAGCGTTTCCGCACGGCCATCGAGCAAGGTCTGCTTCGCCCGGGCGATCGCGTGGCCTCCGCACGCAGCCTGGCCAGCGAACTGGGCGTGGCGCGGGGCACCGTCGAGACGGCCTACAACCAGCTCGCGGGCGAAGGTTATTTCTCGCCACAGGGCCAGGCGGGCACGGTGGTCTCGCCCTCCCTCCCTTCACCGCGGTCGGTGCGCCGTCTGCCCCGGCAAGCCGAGGCGCGGGCTTTCGACCCGGTACTCGCCGAACCCGCGCCGCCGCCGCCCTTGCAGCTGGGCATTCCCGCACTCGATGCCTTCCCGCGCAAGCTCTGGGCGCGCCTGGTGTCGCGCCGCGCCAGGGCAACAACCGCAGCCGACATGTTCTATGGCGATCCCTCGGGCCACCTGCCGCTGCGCACGGCCATTGCCGCCTACCTGCGGGTGTCGCGTGGCGTCGCGTGCCACCCCTCGCAGGTCTTCGTGACCGGCGGCTACCGCGCATCGCTCGCGCTCATCTCGCACGCGCTGCTCGACAAGGACGACCGCGTGTGGGTGGAAGACCCCGGCTATCCGCCGACGCAGGAGGTGCTGCGCAGCGCCGGCCAGCGCACGGTGCCCGTCCCGGTGGACGAGGAAGGCCTGGTCGTTGCGCGCGGCATGCGCAAGGCAGCGAAGGCGAGGATGGCCGTCGTCACGCCTTCGCACCAGGCGCCGCTGGGTGTCTCGATGTCGCTCGCGCGTCGGCTGCAGCTGCTCGACTGGGCCTCGCAGGCGAAGGCCTGGATCGTCGAGGACGACTACGACGGCGAATACCGCTACGCCGGCCCACCGCTGCCCGCGCTCAAGAGCCTCGACCGCCACGACCGCGTGCTCTACGCCGGCAGCTTCTCGAAGGTGCTGTACCCCGGGTTGGCGCTGGGCTACGTGGTGGTGCCCGATGCACTGCGCGGCGCCTTCGGCGAGGCCGCGCGGACAGGGTCCAACGGATGTCCGCAGATCACGCAGGCGGTGGTGGCCGACTTCATTCGCGAAGGCCACTTCTCGCGCCACCTCAAGAAGATGCGGCTGCTCTATGCGCGCCGCCGCCAGATGCTCGCGGCCGCGCTGCTGAAGGCCTTCGGCAAGGATGTGCGCATCGACCTGCAGGGCGGCGGCATGCACCTGATCGCGCGCTTCGACCGTCAGCGCGAAGGCGACGAGGAGCTGGCCCGCCGAGCGCAACAAGCCGGGCTGAACTGCCAGCCGCTGTCCGCGCGGGGCACGGCGAGCTTCCGCGACGAAGGGCTGCTGATCGGCTTCACCAATGTCGGCTCCGCGCTGCATGCGCAGCAGCTTGCAGCGAAGCTGCGCATGGCCTTGGGCCGCGGGCCCTGA
- a CDS encoding NAD-dependent epimerase/dehydratase family protein, which yields MSETIFVAGATGAVGSALVPLLVDAGYTVYGGTRRAERAQALEARGAIPVVVDVFDAQALRAALMRIAPAIVIHQLTDLPPDLDPKLMVDAAHRNARVRTEGTRNLVAAALAAGSRRLVAQSIAWAYAPGATPHVEEHPLDLAAEGTRGVSVGGVAALERSVLGAAGLTGTVLRYGQFYGPGTSTAEPRGACPVHVEAAAWAAVLALRHAHGGVFNIAEDNPEVSSEKAKRELGWQASLRLRHGVAS from the coding sequence ATGAGCGAGACGATATTCGTGGCGGGTGCGACCGGGGCCGTCGGTAGCGCGCTCGTGCCCTTGTTGGTCGACGCGGGCTACACCGTGTACGGCGGCACCCGGCGTGCCGAGCGCGCGCAGGCGCTGGAGGCCCGCGGTGCGATTCCGGTCGTGGTCGATGTGTTCGACGCGCAGGCGCTGCGCGCGGCGCTGATGCGCATTGCACCGGCGATCGTGATCCACCAGCTCACCGACTTGCCGCCGGACCTCGATCCGAAGCTGATGGTCGACGCCGCCCATCGCAACGCACGCGTGCGCACCGAGGGCACGCGCAACCTCGTGGCCGCGGCGCTGGCCGCCGGCAGCCGCCGGCTGGTGGCGCAGAGCATCGCCTGGGCCTATGCGCCCGGGGCGACCCCGCATGTCGAGGAACATCCGCTCGATCTCGCGGCCGAAGGCACGCGCGGCGTCAGTGTGGGCGGCGTGGCGGCGCTGGAGCGCAGCGTGCTGGGCGCGGCAGGCCTCACGGGCACGGTGCTGCGCTACGGGCAGTTCTACGGTCCGGGCACGTCGACCGCCGAGCCCAGGGGCGCGTGTCCGGTCCATGTGGAAGCTGCGGCCTGGGCGGCAGTGCTGGCGCTGCGGCATGCGCACGGCGGTGTTTTCAACATCGCCGAGGACAACCCCGAGGTCAGCAGCGAGAAAGCGAAACGCGAGCTGGGCTGGCAGGCATCGCTGCGGCTGCGGCATGGAGTTGCATCGTGA
- a CDS encoding cupin domain-containing protein, with translation MKASRLHRGPLGAGVAALSLVLAAGWALMPHGNRQEAAQWFADVCSSVARPMFSSVPAPAGSGADARPATSVKVLSCEALPNVPGKSVTTVLVDFPPLAYSPAHRHPGSVTAIILEGTIRSQLGGGPVGTYKSGETFFEPPRTLHLFAENPDPVRPAKLVAVFVADENCGPLVLPPDAD, from the coding sequence GTGAAGGCATCCCGGCTTCATCGCGGCCCGCTCGGCGCCGGCGTCGCGGCGCTCTCCCTGGTGCTGGCCGCAGGCTGGGCGCTGATGCCGCACGGCAACCGGCAGGAGGCGGCGCAATGGTTCGCCGATGTGTGCAGCAGCGTGGCCCGGCCGATGTTCTCGTCGGTGCCGGCGCCCGCGGGCTCGGGCGCCGATGCGAGGCCCGCGACCTCGGTCAAGGTGCTTTCGTGCGAGGCATTGCCGAACGTGCCGGGCAAGTCGGTGACCACCGTGCTCGTCGACTTTCCGCCGCTGGCCTATTCGCCGGCCCATCGGCATCCGGGCTCGGTGACCGCGATCATTCTCGAAGGCACGATCCGCTCGCAGCTCGGCGGCGGACCGGTGGGCACCTACAAGAGCGGCGAGACCTTCTTCGAGCCGCCGCGCACGCTGCATCTCTTTGCGGAGAACCCCGATCCCGTGCGCCCTGCGAAACTGGTGGCGGTGTTCGTTGCCGACGAGAACTGCGGCCCGCTGGTGCTGCCGCCCGATGCCGATTGA
- a CDS encoding NUDIX hydrolase: MKTTSYGVLIVNEQGQLLMAHATGQKHWDIPKGGAEAGESAREAAVREVREETGIELAPDSMEELGRMPYRPSKDLHLFRVFVHTRDCDIAACKCTSFFPHHASGAMTPEVDQFKWVDTADVPALAAKSMTALLRTLSGFGTTRDI; encoded by the coding sequence ATGAAAACCACTTCCTACGGCGTGCTCATCGTCAACGAGCAAGGCCAGCTTCTCATGGCGCATGCAACGGGCCAGAAGCACTGGGACATCCCCAAGGGCGGCGCAGAAGCAGGCGAGTCCGCGCGCGAGGCGGCCGTCCGTGAAGTCCGGGAAGAGACGGGCATCGAGCTGGCCCCGGATTCGATGGAGGAACTCGGGCGCATGCCTTACCGCCCAAGCAAGGACCTGCACCTGTTCCGCGTCTTCGTGCACACGCGCGACTGCGACATTGCGGCGTGCAAGTGCACGAGCTTCTTTCCTCACCATGCCTCAGGCGCGATGACGCCCGAGGTGGACCAGTTCAAGTGGGTGGACACCGCAGACGTACCGGCGCTGGCCGCAAAGTCGATGACGGCGCTGCTTCGGACGCTGTCCGGCTTTGGAACGACGAGGGACATCTGA
- a CDS encoding LysR substrate-binding domain-containing protein, with translation MNHHVRAPSTMSLMCLEASARLRSFTAAAQELRLTQGAVSRQVQTLEERLRVKLFTRRREALALTDAGRYYLGEVAPLLQRLERATANVMALKGRGGELSLSVGASIGSYWLIPRLPAFTREHGEITLNLGTRVGPVDFSATPVDASLEFGDGQRPGLHSEFVLPLILSPYAAPAWIAAHGAAVDANTPRSALIHHQTLPGAWDEWFAREGIAAEAGREGPRYDIMSMALNAAVAGMGVALLPPYMSDDMMASGRLRRLSRRKWRYAKGYYLVYPEESAQMQSLQVFRDWLLAQASDV, from the coding sequence ATGAACCATCACGTCCGCGCTCCGTCGACGATGTCCCTGATGTGCCTGGAAGCCAGCGCGCGCCTGCGCTCCTTCACCGCCGCCGCGCAAGAGCTGCGCCTCACGCAGGGCGCGGTGAGCCGACAAGTCCAGACGCTGGAAGAGCGTCTTCGCGTCAAGCTCTTCACACGGCGGCGCGAGGCCCTGGCCTTGACGGACGCGGGCCGCTACTACCTGGGCGAAGTCGCGCCGCTGCTGCAGCGGCTGGAACGTGCCACGGCCAACGTCATGGCGCTCAAGGGCCGGGGAGGCGAGTTGTCGCTGTCGGTCGGTGCGTCGATCGGCAGCTACTGGCTGATTCCGCGCCTGCCTGCGTTCACGCGCGAGCATGGAGAAATCACGCTCAACCTGGGCACGCGCGTGGGGCCGGTGGATTTCAGCGCCACGCCGGTCGATGCATCGCTGGAGTTCGGCGATGGCCAGCGTCCGGGCCTGCACAGCGAGTTCGTGCTGCCGCTGATCCTCTCGCCTTACGCGGCCCCCGCATGGATCGCCGCCCACGGCGCGGCCGTCGATGCGAACACGCCGCGCTCGGCCTTGATCCACCATCAAACCCTGCCCGGCGCATGGGACGAATGGTTCGCGCGCGAGGGCATCGCGGCCGAAGCAGGACGCGAGGGGCCGCGCTACGACATCATGTCCATGGCCCTCAACGCCGCCGTTGCCGGCATGGGCGTGGCGCTGCTGCCGCCCTACATGAGCGACGACATGATGGCTTCGGGGCGCCTGCGGCGGCTGTCGCGCCGCAAATGGCGCTATGCCAAGGGCTACTACCTCGTCTACCCGGAAGAGTCCGCGCAGATGCAGTCGCTGCAGGTCTTCAGGGACTGGCTGCTGGCGCAGGCGAGCGACGTCTGA
- a CDS encoding Bug family tripartite tricarboxylate transporter substrate binding protein: protein MRPRALLCALVLAAVAVVSMPVLAAYPDKAIRLIVPSAPGGAPDALMRALGAQLSQQMGVPIVIDNKPGGSYTIGTMDLVHSAPDGYTLAYGNIVSLATNRSLLPNVPYDVEKDLTLVANTLRLSNLLIVNNDLPVKSVPELIAYAKKNPGKLAFASDGNGTTAHLGVELFKSMTGTDMLHVPYKAATAAITDLIGGGVQLMMVNTPVSGPQAQAGKVRALGISSRQRSPTYPDIPTIAEAGVPGFEVEAWGGIIGPARMPKEVVERLNAEIRTALANPALRERFRLLGAETDFGTSEQFLALSRRETVKWAKIVKDSGAKID from the coding sequence ATGCGTCCACGTGCCTTGCTGTGTGCTCTCGTCCTCGCCGCGGTGGCGGTGGTCTCGATGCCGGTCCTTGCGGCCTATCCCGACAAGGCGATCCGCCTGATCGTGCCCTCGGCCCCGGGCGGCGCGCCCGACGCGCTGATGCGCGCACTGGGCGCGCAGCTGTCGCAACAGATGGGCGTGCCCATCGTGATCGACAACAAGCCCGGTGGCTCCTACACGATCGGCACCATGGACCTCGTCCACTCGGCGCCGGACGGCTACACGCTGGCCTACGGCAACATCGTCTCGCTGGCCACCAACCGGTCGCTGCTGCCCAACGTGCCGTACGACGTCGAGAAAGACCTGACGCTGGTCGCCAACACGCTGCGCCTGTCCAACCTGCTGATCGTCAACAACGACCTGCCGGTGAAGAGCGTGCCCGAGCTGATTGCCTACGCTAAGAAGAACCCGGGCAAGCTGGCCTTCGCATCCGACGGCAACGGCACCACCGCGCATCTGGGCGTCGAGCTCTTCAAGTCCATGACCGGCACCGACATGCTGCACGTGCCCTACAAGGCCGCGACGGCGGCGATCACCGACCTGATCGGCGGCGGCGTGCAACTCATGATGGTCAACACGCCGGTGTCCGGCCCGCAGGCCCAGGCGGGCAAAGTGAGGGCGCTGGGCATCTCGTCGCGCCAGCGCTCGCCCACCTATCCGGACATTCCCACCATTGCCGAAGCCGGCGTACCGGGCTTCGAGGTGGAGGCCTGGGGCGGCATCATCGGGCCGGCCCGCATGCCCAAGGAGGTGGTGGAGCGGCTCAATGCCGAGATCCGTACCGCGCTGGCCAACCCGGCGTTGCGCGAGCGCTTCAGGCTGCTGGGTGCCGAGACCGATTTCGGAACCTCGGAGCAGTTCCTCGCACTCTCGCGCCGCGAAACGGTCAAGTGGGCCAAGATCGTCAAGGACTCGGGTGCGAAGATCGATTGA
- a CDS encoding DSD1 family PLP-dependent enzyme, whose amino-acid sequence MTPWKAARPGDRLDAIDTPALVLDLDAFERNLARMAEALRGSGVCLRAHAKCHKTPEIALRQVALGAVGICCQKVSEAAVFVAAGVGDVLVTNQVMGETKLRHLAALARRARMGVLVDHPQQVQALAAVAQAEGVTLDVYVEVNVGANRCGVAPGEEAVRLAQRVAASPPLRFMGLHCYHGPAQHLRAPQDRAAAIAGAAEAARVTRAAIETCGIAVERVTGAGTGSFLHERDSGVFNEIQAGSYVFMDRDYGDNQRGENDVAFEHALFVRTTVMSRATPERAVVDAGLKASSVDSGMPTVWQRSDLRYLKASDEHGVLATADAAALSLGDPLMLVPGHCDPTVNLYDDLVCVRGERVEALWPIAARGALL is encoded by the coding sequence ATGACTCCCTGGAAAGCCGCAAGGCCTGGCGACCGCCTCGACGCCATCGATACGCCCGCGCTCGTGCTCGACCTCGATGCATTCGAACGCAACCTCGCGCGCATGGCCGAGGCGCTGCGCGGCAGCGGCGTGTGCCTGCGTGCCCATGCCAAGTGCCACAAGACGCCGGAGATCGCGCTGCGCCAGGTGGCCCTGGGAGCGGTCGGCATCTGCTGCCAGAAGGTCAGCGAGGCGGCGGTGTTCGTGGCGGCCGGCGTCGGCGACGTGCTGGTCACCAACCAGGTGATGGGCGAGACCAAGCTGCGCCACCTGGCCGCGCTGGCCCGCCGCGCGCGCATGGGCGTGCTGGTCGATCACCCGCAACAGGTGCAGGCGCTGGCCGCCGTGGCGCAGGCAGAGGGCGTGACGCTGGATGTCTATGTCGAGGTCAACGTCGGTGCCAACCGCTGCGGCGTGGCCCCCGGCGAAGAAGCCGTGCGGCTTGCGCAGCGGGTCGCGGCCAGCCCGCCGCTGCGCTTCATGGGCCTGCACTGCTACCACGGGCCAGCCCAGCATCTGCGCGCACCGCAGGACCGCGCCGCGGCCATTGCCGGTGCCGCAGAAGCCGCACGCGTGACCCGCGCGGCCATCGAGACCTGCGGCATCGCCGTCGAGCGCGTGACGGGGGCGGGCACCGGCAGCTTCCTGCACGAGCGCGACTCCGGCGTCTTCAACGAGATCCAGGCCGGCTCCTACGTCTTCATGGACCGCGACTACGGCGACAACCAGCGCGGCGAGAACGACGTCGCATTCGAGCATGCCCTGTTCGTGCGCACCACCGTCATGAGCCGCGCCACGCCCGAGCGCGCCGTGGTCGACGCCGGCCTCAAGGCCTCCAGCGTGGATTCGGGCATGCCCACCGTGTGGCAGCGCAGCGACCTGCGCTACCTGAAAGCCTCCGACGAGCACGGCGTGCTGGCCACGGCCGATGCCGCCGCGCTTTCCCTGGGCGACCCGCTGATGCTGGTGCCCGGCCATTGCGACCCGACCGTCAACCTCTACGACGACCTGGTCTGCGTGCGCGGCGAGCGGGTGGAGGCCCTGTGGCCGATCGCCGCGCGCGGCGCGCTGCTGTAA
- a CDS encoding N-acyl-D-amino-acid deacylase family protein, giving the protein MQEKFDLLIRNASIVDGTGAPRFTGDIGIRGDRIARIGDLSAAHGAVEIDRAGRIAAPGFIDAHTHDDRLMLSAPDMAPKVSQGITTVIAGNCGISLAPMPGGITQPVTPPLNLLDEEGGWFSFPTFASYIEELRAKPAATNCALLVGHTTLRVATLDDLGLPATDEQIARMRALVQEALEAGAIGVSTGLYYEPAVAAPTEEVIETCRPLKAFNGVYCTHMRNEADQVIDSLEETFRVGREVGVQVVISHMKVVGPANHGRSQEALSFIEKNMATQPICLDCYPYTAGSTILSSDRAATSSRVIVSWSKPMPEHAGQDLDAIAKKLGVSQDEAIRRLSPAGGIYFRLDEADVQRILKFDNTMIGSDGLPHDAAPHPRLWGSFPRVLGHYGRLLGLFPLETAIYKMTGLTAKNFGLKDRGVLKEGAYADLALFDADTVDEAATYETPMAPARGIEAVIVNGAIVWRNGGSTGARPGRVLAREV; this is encoded by the coding sequence ATGCAGGAAAAATTCGACCTTCTGATCCGCAACGCCAGCATCGTCGATGGCACCGGCGCGCCCCGCTTCACGGGCGACATCGGCATTCGCGGCGACCGCATCGCCCGCATCGGCGATCTGTCCGCAGCGCACGGCGCGGTGGAGATCGACCGGGCAGGGCGCATTGCGGCGCCCGGCTTCATCGATGCGCACACCCATGACGACCGCCTCATGCTGTCCGCTCCCGACATGGCGCCCAAGGTCAGCCAGGGCATCACCACCGTGATCGCGGGCAACTGCGGCATCTCGCTGGCTCCGATGCCGGGCGGCATCACGCAGCCGGTCACGCCGCCATTGAACCTGCTCGACGAAGAAGGCGGCTGGTTCTCCTTTCCCACCTTCGCCTCGTACATCGAGGAACTGCGCGCCAAGCCCGCGGCCACCAATTGCGCGCTGCTCGTCGGCCACACCACCCTGCGCGTTGCGACGCTGGACGATCTGGGCCTGCCGGCCACCGACGAACAGATCGCCCGCATGCGCGCGCTGGTGCAGGAAGCGCTCGAGGCCGGCGCCATCGGCGTTTCCACCGGTCTCTATTACGAACCCGCGGTCGCGGCGCCCACCGAGGAAGTGATCGAAACCTGCCGCCCGCTGAAGGCATTCAACGGCGTGTATTGCACCCACATGCGCAACGAGGCGGACCAGGTGATCGACTCGCTGGAGGAAACCTTCCGCGTCGGCCGAGAGGTCGGCGTGCAGGTGGTGATCTCGCACATGAAGGTGGTGGGGCCGGCGAACCATGGCCGCTCGCAAGAGGCGCTGTCCTTCATCGAGAAGAACATGGCCACCCAGCCCATCTGCCTGGACTGCTACCCCTACACGGCCGGCTCGACCATCCTCTCGTCCGACCGCGCCGCGACTTCGTCGCGCGTGATCGTGAGCTGGTCGAAACCCATGCCCGAGCATGCGGGCCAGGACCTGGACGCGATCGCGAAGAAGCTGGGCGTCAGCCAGGACGAAGCGATCCGCCGGCTCAGCCCGGCCGGCGGCATCTACTTCAGGCTGGACGAGGCCGACGTGCAGCGCATCCTGAAGTTCGACAACACCATGATCGGCTCCGACGGCCTGCCGCACGATGCGGCGCCGCATCCGCGGCTGTGGGGCAGCTTTCCGCGCGTGCTGGGGCACTACGGGCGCCTGCTCGGTCTGTTCCCGCTGGAAACCGCCATCTACAAGATGACCGGACTGACGGCGAAGAACTTCGGCCTGAAAGACCGCGGCGTGCTGAAGGAAGGCGCGTACGCCGACCTGGCCCTGTTCGACGCGGACACCGTGGACGAGGCCGCCACCTACGAAACACCCATGGCGCCGGCCCGTGGCATCGAGGCGGTGATCGTCAACGGCGCGATCGTGTGGCGCAATGGCGGGTCGACGGGCGCGCGGCCGGGGCGGGTGCTGGCGCGCGAGGTGTGA
- the pyrF gene encoding orotidine-5'-phosphate decarboxylase, with protein sequence MDSRIIVSLDFATASSAAGLVRQLGPAATFYKVGLQLLTAAGPSVVRELVDGGKRVFLDLKLLEIPSSVAAAVTAVGQIGASMVTVHASGGSAVLRSAVEAARHFPRLKVLALTVITSMDDEDLREVGVGSTVREQVLRLARLAVAAGCHGVVASPLEARMLRETLPSDTLIVTPGIQLAGDSKKGDHARFTTAAQAIGAGATHVVVGRPISRASNPADAFAALRAELSAAR encoded by the coding sequence TTGGACAGTCGCATCATCGTGTCGCTCGACTTTGCCACCGCTTCATCGGCAGCAGGCCTCGTGCGGCAATTGGGCCCCGCAGCGACGTTCTACAAGGTCGGCTTGCAGTTGCTGACCGCAGCCGGGCCTTCGGTCGTGCGCGAGCTCGTGGACGGAGGCAAGCGTGTGTTCCTGGACCTCAAGCTGCTGGAGATTCCGAGTTCGGTTGCGGCGGCCGTGACCGCAGTGGGGCAGATCGGCGCCTCGATGGTGACTGTCCATGCCTCGGGCGGCTCGGCGGTGCTTCGGTCCGCGGTCGAGGCCGCGCGCCACTTTCCTCGATTGAAGGTACTCGCACTCACCGTCATCACCAGCATGGACGACGAAGACCTGCGCGAAGTGGGTGTGGGCTCGACAGTGCGCGAACAGGTTCTGCGCCTCGCACGGCTTGCCGTTGCCGCGGGATGCCACGGCGTCGTCGCTTCGCCGCTCGAAGCGCGGATGCTCCGGGAGACTCTCCCATCGGACACGCTGATCGTCACACCCGGCATACAGCTGGCCGGTGATTCGAAGAAGGGCGACCATGCGCGCTTCACCACGGCGGCGCAGGCCATCGGCGCTGGCGCGACGCATGTGGTCGTCGGCCGTCCGATATCACGCGCTTCGAATCCCGCAGATGCCTTTGCCGCACTGCGCGCGGAGCTGTCGGCAGCGCGGTGA